The Calothrix sp. PCC 7507 DNA segment GTTTGGCACAACTCAAACAACCACATCAGCGGTTGATTGGATTTGCCGCCCAGACGGGAGATATTATCACGCCGGCTTTAGAGAAGTTGCAGCGGAAAAAATTAGATGTGATCGTTGCTAATCCCATCGATCAACCTGATAGTGGTTTTGGCAGCGACAATAATCAAGCCATATTTTTAGACAATCAAGGGCGGCACGAAAAAGTCCCCCCTTGCTCTAAATTGCAAATGGCACATCATCTATATGATTTTGTCATCTCAAACCTGAGTTAGAAGATGCATTTTTAGTCAGGACTTTTAATCTTTTTGTCTATACCTTGCGAAAACACGCAAAGACACTCAGCAAACAATCCTGCTTTTGCGTCTTTGCGCGAAATTTTGTGTCAGTCTTAATATGCAAGGGTGATTTACTTAATGTGTTTGTTACGTATGGGTATAGATTCCCACATTTAAGCAAAAGAGTACCAAAAAAAGAGTAAATTTGTCAACCTACCTCTCCCCTGGCGCTACTTTTCCCATATCCAATTTGGGTAGACTACAAGCCGTTATAGATTAGTTATATATAAACGCTTTCTAGTCTAGGGCGTATTTTCCAGGTAGGTCTAATGTATCTGCAAAGGTTTGAAGATGTTGACATCAGAAACTTCTATCATTGCTACAGTTCTGTTGGTAGCTTTCGGCATTTTGAGTTGGGGCTTTTATCGCGCCAGACCATTTGGTAAACTGGGCGTATTAGCCTGGTTACAGTCAGTGGTGTTGATGGCTCCTTGGCTGTTGTTTTTTGGGTTGTTTGCCACAGGAATTTATATCAACATAGTTGGTATATTGTTCTTGGTGGTGGCTTCTGCTGGATTGTATATCTTCTTGGGTAAAAAATTGCGTGCTGAGGGGCAAGAGGCAATACTCAAGGAGCGAGCAACGGCAAGACTTGCGGCTAACTCCTCAGATGAAGCAAATCCCGCAGATTCAGCAGTCATCGCCGAGATCAAAGCCGAAGCACCGCCAATCCCAGAAGACGATTTGAATGCCATTAAAAGCATTTTCGGTATTGATACATTTTTTGCCACAGAAACGATCGCTTACCAAGAAGGAGCCATTTTCAAAGGTAATCTCCGGGGAGAACCAGAAGCGATTCACAACCGACTCAGCGCCAGTTTGCAAGAACGTTTGGGTGATCAATATCGCCTGTTTTTAATCGAAAACACAGACGGAAAACCCGTGGTGATTGTCTTACCAAGTCGCAATGACCCGCGTCCGACATCAGCATCCCAAAAAGCATTTGCGGGCATCTTGCTGGTTGCAACCATTGCTACAAGTCTAGAAGCATCAGGTATTCTGCTGAATTTTGATTTATTTTCTCAACCAGAACGATTTTTAGAAGCTTTGCCCATAGCCTCCGGAATATTAGCAATTTTGGTGGGTCACGAAATTGGTCATTGGTTACTTGCTCGTCGCCACCAAGTCCGTCTGAGTTGGCCTTTCTTTCTCCCGGCTGTGCAAATTGGCTCCTTTGGGGCGATTACTCGCTTTGAGTCACTGTTACCCAACCGCAAAGCACTATTTGATATTGCTTTAGCCGGGCCAGCCACTGGGGGAATTCTTTCTTTGTTGATGCTAATTGCTGGTTTGCTGCTTTCCCATCAAGGTAGTTTGTTTCAAGTACCAAATCAGTTTTTCCAAGGTTCCATCTTGGTAGGTAGCTTGGCGCGGGTTGTCCTGGGTTCGGCTTTACAGTCGCCCTTGGTGAATGTCCATCCGTTAGTAATTATTGGTTGGTTGGGGTTAGTCATTACTGCTTTAAACTTAATGCCAGCCGGACAACTAGACGGTGGGCGCATTATTCAGGCGATTTATGGACGCAAAACTGCAGGAAGGGCAACTCTAGCAACTTTAATTTTGTTGGGAATAGTGTCACTGGCTAACAATCTGGCGATGTATTGGGCGATCGTGATTTTATTATTACAACGGGATCTAGAACGTCCCAGTTTGAATGAAGTCAGTGAACCCGATGATGCTAGAGCCGCTTTAGGTCTTTTAGCCTTGTTCTTGATGATTACCACCCTGTTACCTCTAACTCCTGGCTTGGCTGGGCGCTTGGGAATTGGAGGATGAGGGGGATAAAACAGCAAGCAGTAAAAAATCTCCCTTAAAATATAGAGATTAGAGACTAGGACGTGTTTTCTCTCCTCGCCAATACCTTCAAGGGTGCGAATATGCAAACAAAGTCCGGATTGTGTCCATAGACTACAAAAAATCAACTTTTCAGCCCACGCAGGTGGGCTGAAAATAGCCTAAAATCCTTGTTATTCTCATACGATTTTGGATTGGGAATCACATAAAAAGCATCTCAGTTCCGTCAATCCATTTGTCTCACTCTTTTTTGAAACGCAGATTCAACAATATTACTGATGTTAAAAAGTACATCTACATAGAAACTAGAGAAGGTGAGTTTCGTGTGCATCTATGAAATTAACTCAAATTATTAAAGCTTCTGTAATTCCTATTTTGACTGTATTTAGCCTTTTGCTTACATCAAATGCGGCGTTAGCTGATTACTTGATCGGCGAGGGATCAGGTGGTAATTACCGCTATGAATTATGGTCTGATGATAACAATAATTACTATTTAAAGATTTGGACAAGGGAAGCCAGTGAAAATAGTGATAGATACACCATAACTACAGGGTTTGCCTCTAGTAGGGACGCATTAATTCATTTTGATTGTAATTATGCTGGTAAAAGTTTGCCAGAATGTCCCCGATAGTTAAATAGTAGATATATCCAAAAATCAATATAGAGACGTTGGATTGGAACGTCTCTACAAGGGTTTCAGACAAAGCAGGATTAATTTGTGGATATGTCTAATAGAGGAAAGTTAGGTTCAGCATAGCCCAACCTAATTTTAAGGTTTCCAACCTGCGAGTAGATTGGGGTAAGCCGTTGGCGTGGGGAAGATTTTCTGCAAGCCAGCTTGACGCTCTTGGGGCTTTTCTTTGCTAATATTCCAGAGAGATTCATAGAAAAAGAATGATACCCCAGCAAACCGGCGATCGCGTACTTTTTGCACTTGTGTCTGAATTTGTTGTATGGGTATAGATCGACCCTTTAGTCCAGCTAAAATCCCCACACTCACGGGAATATGGCGCTGTGCAGCTTTCACTTCTGGGTATTCTAATTCGCTGATGAAGACATTTAAGTCATCCCGATAGATTTGCAAAACTAAATCTTCCACAATTCCCAGACGTTCCCACTTTTGCCAGTCTGCTAAAAAGTAGTCGTATGAGAAACGCTGCGGATTGGGTGCAACAGAGACTATACAATTTTTCTTAGTGACTTTAATGGCTGTGAATACCCGTTTCATGAAGTCGGTGATTTTGTTGGCTCTCCAGCGTAACCATTCTGGGTTTTTAGAATCTGTGGAAGGTGATTGTCCCCGGTGTTCTTTTTTGTAGAGTGCCACTGTATAGGCATCGTAGCCCAATTCCGAGGGCAAACCGAAGTGGTCATCAAATTGAATGCCGTCGATGTCGTAGTTTTTGACGATTTCAATGATTAAATCTTGGATGAATTGTTGCACTTCTGGACGAAAGGGATTCAACCAAACGCGATCGTCTTTACCTTCTTTGACGATGCGGCTACCGTCGCGGCGATTGGTGAGCCATTGGGGACGATTTTTCGCTAGTAGGGAATCAGCAGGGGCCATAAAGCCAAATTCAAACCAGGGAATGACTGTTAAGCCTTTTTTATGTCCTTCCTCAACAATTTCTTTGAGCATATCTCGCCCTTGCAGCCCCGGTGTGGGATCGATCGCTCTCCCAGTTACACTTGCTGCTACTTTGCTTGGGTAGAGTGTGTGCCCCCAATTCCAAACCGCCGGATATACAGTATTAAAGTTGAGTTCACTCAAGCGTTGTAAAGAGTTTTTCAGGCGATCGCGCTCAAACAACACATCACTATCAATATTTGTTAACCACACCCCCCTTAATTCCGCTACAGTAGACCTCGCCGGAGGATTTTGAGCATTCAAAGGCAACGATAGCATCACATTCGTGACAACGCTTAAAGATGCGATCGCCGCAAATAATCCCCACCTGCGGCTTTGGTGAACCTTCCACCCAAAAAACTCAACACACCACTTTATAATTCTGTACATCATTGGCTACAGGCATCATCAAATATCCATCATGACTAGAATACCTGCATTGAAGTTGCAAGTTGGTCATCAAAAAAGGCAATAGGCAATAGGCAATAGGAAACTTCCTAATTCCCCAGTCCCCAGTTAACACTCAACAGTCAACAGTCATCAATCCCCAACATGGCATTTTAATCACCACGCTAATATGCATTTACCGCAAATGCGGGGTTATACACTACACCCTCATTCTTGGAATCATGCGTAGCATTACTGTAGGACTCCCAATCAAAGTGTTATTGAAAGTTACTTAGAAATACCTTTGATAAAAACTATACCGGAGAACTAAACTAATATCACTAAGCTAATTTTAAAACCAAAGGCAGGATTTTAAATGATCAACAGCTTAAGTAGTCAACAAGAAAGCGTGGTAAACACCGTCGCCGCTACCAAGCGGCTAGCAAGGGCGTTGATGGTTTCTGCCGGAGAGTTTTCATTAATTTTGGCTTCTTGCAATTCTATAAATCGTCAACAGCAAATCCTCAGTTTACTCACAGAATTCTCATCGGTGGATATCCAAGAAATTCATCTCACCCCAGAGACTGAAACACTATACACCACTATCGCCACAAACATAAATGCCGTTCAACCCGGTGCTTTAATGGTGCGAGGTTTAGAGTCTGTAGTGGAGATTAATCAACTGATCATCAGCACCAACCTGATGCGAGACGAGTTTCGCAAGAAGTTTCATTGTCCCCTGGTGTTGTGGGTAAACGACGAAACTCTCCGCAAACTAGTCTGGCTAGCACCTGATTTGAAAGACTGGGCATCTAGTACTATCAGATTTGATACGCCTAATACTACAGTTGAACGAAAAGCACTCATTGCTTGAGTATCTCTCTGCACAGGCGTTTGGCTGGTATCTGATTTGAAAAACTGGATTGCTAGTGCTATTAAATTAAATATAGCTAACATCTAGTTAAGTAAACTGCAACTATTCATTGCTTAATACTATTTTAAATTTTGATCTACAGGTTTGGGAATTCTGATCCTCAAAAAGCCTAAAACCAGCCAATTAATTGATTTAGTAGGGTGATTACTGGTAAAAATATATAAACTTTTGGTAAAAGCCTAGGAACAATTAATAAACACATTAGCGTCTATCTTCAAATCTGCTTCAGAAGACAGACGCTTATTTAATTCTATATGCCTAGGCTTTAGGATTATATTCTTTTATATATAGAACTTCTATAGGACTCATATTTGATTTCTGAATAGACTATTTTAGTCTAGACAGGGGTTTGGTGCGTTACGCGAAACGCTAACGCACCCTACAAATACCTAATTTTGTTCAAAAATCAAACCTGATTTCTATAGTTATCTGTCTTGTAACTAGTAAATAATCATCAATCTTGTCATTTAACTATGAAAAATCTGCTAAAGAATTATTGTGCTGCTTTAGTTTTAACTGGGATTTTATCTGTTGGTAGTGGGTTAACACTTGTCAAAAGTGCTACTGCTGCGGCTGTGACAGTTTCGCCTGAGACGACAAATGAATTTACTAAACAAAACCTGAGACAAACCCGATTACCGCGCTCAGTAATTAATGCGGTACTGCGGGATTTATCGGCAAGAGAAGGTATTTCTCGACAAAAACTGCAAGTTATTAATTACAACCAACAGACTTGGCGTAATGGTTGTTTGGAATTACCTCAAAACAATGAACTTTGTACCCAAGTGTTAGTTCCTGGCTGGCTGGTTGGAGTGTCTGATGGTAAGCAAAACTGGATTTATCACACCAATAGCAACGGGCGTTCTGTGCGTTTAGCTGCTGCAAAGACTCCCACAAATAACCTACCAACAAAATTACCACAATCTATCAAAAATGTGGTTTTGCGAGATGCATCTGCACGCTTGCAGCAGCCAGTTGCTCGGCTAAATATTCTTGATAGCCAACAACGGACTTGGAGAGATGGCTGTTTAGAATTAGCGGATGCTAATCAAGTTTGTACAGCCGCTTTGGTATCAGGTTGGCGGGTGGTTGTCGGCGCAGTTAATCAAACTTTGATTTATCACACTAATCAAACAGGTACTGTGGTTAGGGTAAATGAAAAGGCTAGCGAAATTAATGATCCTAAACCAAGTAGCCTGAAGCCTGTACCCATTCCCGCCAATCAGTTACCGCCACCTTTGGATAGAAATGTACTATTTCGTCAAATCTCCAGTGGTGGCTTGACTGGCAGAACTTATGAAACCGTTTTACTTAATGATGGGCGTTTGATTCGTGTGCGGATTGGTGATGCTAATGATTCTGAGCGTACTATACGCCAGATTTCTTCGCCACAGGTACAACAGTTTCAGCAATTGCTAGAACGCTCAAGATTCGGTGAATTTAAAAATTTAAGCTACCCAGCACCTAATATTGCGGCTGATTACATCACCTACACACTCACTAGCCGAGAAGGTACGGTTCAGTATAACGATATTTCTCAAAATAATCTGCCACAGAATTTACAGGTAGTAGTGAAAGCTTGGACTCGGATTAACACGAGGCTGTGAGGCTTTCATTTTTGCATCTTGACAGAGCTATGGTGTACACACAAGGCTTTCTCAATGCAATTGACGATTTATCCCACACGCAGTTCAAAAAAGCCTCTCCCTGATTGTGCTGTGCAAAATCAGTCTCTACGGTGTACATACGATTGAATTGTACAGTGACAAATAATTAGTCACTGTACACGTTCTTTGAGGATTGCTATAACTTAATTTAAAAATGGGCAGGAGGAGAATCGAACTCCTATGACCGCAAGGCCGCCACATTTTGAGTGTGGTGCGTCTACCAATTTCGCCACCCGCCCTTGGGTGCAACTTTACTATTATACTCTATTAAACGGTTTTGCGCTCAGATTTGCTACTGAATTTTGCTAATGTATAGCAGGGAACAAGCAGGGCGCAGGGTGTAAGGAAGAGTATTTAGAGGTGGTTTTGCCTAATAATGGGTGCGACAGGCTATGACTTCAGATCAAGCTGTACTAAGCTAGAGTCAATATCTTCTAAGCTAGGGCAACCAGTAAGTGCCATAGCCACGTCTAACTCATGCTGTAGCAATGAAATGATGTGAGACACGCCTGCTTTTCCGTTTACTGCCAATCCCCACAAAACAGGTCGTCCAATCAGTACAGCCTTTGCTCCTAGGGCGATCGCTTTGAGAATGTCTGTACCTCGGCGGATACCTCCATCCATCAGCACTTCTACTCTACCATCTACTGCGGCAACGATCGCCGCCAAAGCGTCTAAAGAGGCGATCGCCCCATCAAGTTGTCTCCCACCATGATTAGAAACCACAATTGCTTTCGCGCCATACTCCACAGCCCGCACAGCGTCATCTCCTCGTAAAATACCTTTAATCACCAAAGGTAGTGGACTAATGGACTGTAGCCACTCCAAATCTCGCCAAGTTATTGCTGGGTTGAGTTGTTGAGCAAAATAGGTAAATAATCCAGATTCTCCTTGGGCATGGGGAATATTTAGGGTTGCAAGATTGGCTGCATGTAAGCCTGGCGGCAAGGTAAACTGATTACGCTGATCCCGTTCTCTTCGTCCTAAAACGGGAGCATCGACAGTTAGACAAATTGCTTTGTAGCCTACGGCGTTAGCCCTTTCTACTAAGGCGCGAGTCAATCCCCTGTCTTTGTGGATGTAAAGTTGGAACCATTGCAGAGAATTGGGTAATGCTACCTCTTCCATAGTTTTAGTCGCCAAGGTACTTAATACCATACCCACACCTGCTGAGGCTGCGGCTAAGGCTGTGGCGACTTCTCCATCTGGATGCGCCAGACATTGGAAAGCCATCGGCGCAATGAGCAAAGGTAGTTTTAAGGATTGTCCTAAAATGGAGGTGTTGAGATAGCGATCGCTCACATCCACTAACATCCGTGGGTGCAATTTAACTCGCTCAAACGCAGCGCGATTATCCCGTAGTGTCACTTCATCCCACGCCCCACTGCTATAGTAATCGAGCGCCATTTGCGATAGATGCTCTTTTGCTAGGTGTTCGTATTCAAAGAGGTTAATGGGGTGGTGCATCTTCTTCTGCGCCTCTGCGTGAGATAAATTTACATTCTCATTTAGCAAAGCTCTTAAAAATTGTTTTAAGAATTAATTTTTCAACGCAGAGGGGCGCTGAGGTAAGCGCTGAGGTTCGCAGAGTTTTTTTCCTGCAAACCTAATTACCAATTTCGCCAGCCACCTTGAGAAGATACTTCACTAGTACTATTACCTTGACTTTGCAATAAAAGTTGATATTCTTGACTGCTAGACCAGCGATCAATTTCTCTGGCTCGTAATACTGGTACTGGATGGGTTAACTGGGCTGTGCGGGCGACTTTAACCATTTCGCCTAGTTCTGTCTTGCTGATATCATCATAGGCGCGGGCTTGGTCAACGAAGGCATCGAGATTTAATTGTGGTGCTAATCTCGGTGAACCGCCTGCAAGCTTCATTAACACTGACATGACCACTTTGGGGTCTTGGGTTGCTAGTAAGGCGGCGCGATCGCAGGTAAACTCAGCACAGCGTACCCATTCTAAAAGTTGTGCTTGGATGGCTTGGGCTACAAATGTGCCCACATTCGGTAAAGCGGCGGCGGCTAATATTAAGACATTTACAGGAGTTAAGTAAACACTGTGATCACACTTAAGATGCCCTAATTCGTGGGCAATCACCGCCTGGATTTCTGCTGGTGTAAGAATATCAATCAGGGAGGTATGCACCACAATAAACGGCTGCTTGCCTCGCATTGCAAAGGTGTAGGCGTTGGGAGCCGGATGTTGCCTAATGTACAATTGGGGCGGCTCAATATCCAAAATTTTGCAGGCTTCTAGTAGCAGATTGTGTAAATCGGGCAGTTGTTTTTCACCAACCAGCACACTAGCGGCTATATTTTCTACATAAAAAATTTGCTCTGCCATTGGCCCTAGCCAATTTCGCACCACCATATCTAAACCTGGTATCTGCTTGAGAGCTTTGGTGGCTTCCAAGTCTAATGGGTGACGAAATGAGTCGGCTTTTAAACCAAGCAGTGGGGTTTTTAAGAAAGACATGGTGCAGCAAGCTTGAAACTAACAAGACTGTGGATTGTGGCTGGTTGAAAAACAGCCTCCCACAGCTAGTATAGCGATTAAGTAGGGTGGGCAATGCCCACCTGTCTACTAAGTCGTAATCGGAGATGGCGGATTACTGACGCTGGGAGCTAATTCTGTATCTGCTGATACTTCGCCCACGCGGGTGATCCTTGCCCCCAATTGTTGTAATTTGACATCGAGGCGATCGTAGCCGCGGTCAAGATGATTTAAGCCCTGAATGGTGGTCTGTCCTTCGGCTGCTAGTCCGGCTATGACTAAAGCTGCCGATGCCCTTAAGTCTGTACCTAACACTGGTGCGCCCGATAACATTGGCACACCCCTGACAAAGGCAGCGTTGCCTTTGACACGAATATCCGCGCCTAAGCGATTCAACTCAGAAGCATGACGTAAACGATTTTCAAATACAGATTCGTTAATCAGGCTGTCACCTTCTGCCAGTGTCAACAAGGCCATGAACGGTGCTTGCATATCCGTAGGAAATCCTGGATGGGGCAAGGTTTCAATGTCCGTAGCTTTGAGGGTTGTTGCTGGTAGGATGCGTAAGCAGTCTGGTGCTTCCTCAATAATCGGCACACCAATATCTCGCAGTTTGGCAATCACTGGGATCAAATGGTCTGGGCACACTGGCGACAGGGTAAGTTCTGAGCGCGTAATTGCTCCAGCTACCAAAAAAGTTCCTGTTTCAATGCGATCGGGAATGATATTGTATTCGACTGAATGCAACTTAGAGACACCGACAACAGTAATTTTACTAGTGCCAGCACCCTGAATCTTCGCACCCATTGCATTACAAAAATTCGCCAGATCAACAACTTCTGGCTCCCTGGCAGCGTTTTCGATGATTGTTTCGCCATCTGCTAGAGTAGCGGCCATCATCAACGTTTCCGTTGCTCCCACGCTGGGGGTGTCTAAGTAAATCTTGGCCCCTTTTAACCTGCCACTGCTACCGGGAACATAGGCGTTACAAATCCCATGCTCAATTTGCACTTCGGCTCCCATCGCTTGCAGTCCTCGGACATGCAAATCCACTGGTCTAGCCCCAATTGCACAACCACCTGGTAATGGCATTTGCGCCACTCCTAATCGGGCCAAAATTGGGCCAATGGCAAAAAAACTTGCCCGCAGTTGCGTCACCAGTTCGTAGGGAGCCTTTGATGTGGTAATTTCGCTGGCATTAATATCTAAAATGTCGCCTTGTCGTGTGAGGCGCACACCCAAAGCCAATAAAACTTGACCCATCCGCTCTACGTCCGCTAATAAGGGAACATTGCGGATACGACAATCTCCTGAACATAGCAAGGTTCCAGCCATGATCACCAGTGCTGAATTTTTAGCCCCGCTAATTTTTACATGACCTCGCAAAGGATGCCCACCCCAGATTTGCAAGACTGAGGAGTCTGCTTCTGGTGACGATTTGGCATCTGGTAAGCTGCTAGAAGGATTAATAAGCCTACCTCCAAAATAAATACGTCAATTTTAAAGGTTTGAAGTTGGTTTCGATTCTACAGTAAAGATTTGATTTATCTACATTTTGGCGCTAAATCCGGCATTGATAAACGATTTTTTTTGGTAGGAAATGACGGCTGAAAACAAGCGTTAGTAAGGCTTATGGGAATTTAAAAAATTGGCAAAAAACAAATATTAAAGATTTTCTCTGTGGCAAAACTCTATACTCAGTAAAAGCATGACATATTTCGGTAGCTGTTGGCCGGGTAACTCTACTTGACAGATTATCGGTAAATGAGCAATAATTAGAAATTG contains these protein-coding regions:
- a CDS encoding site-2 protease family protein; this translates as MLTSETSIIATVLLVAFGILSWGFYRARPFGKLGVLAWLQSVVLMAPWLLFFGLFATGIYINIVGILFLVVASAGLYIFLGKKLRAEGQEAILKERATARLAANSSDEANPADSAVIAEIKAEAPPIPEDDLNAIKSIFGIDTFFATETIAYQEGAIFKGNLRGEPEAIHNRLSASLQERLGDQYRLFLIENTDGKPVVIVLPSRNDPRPTSASQKAFAGILLVATIATSLEASGILLNFDLFSQPERFLEALPIASGILAILVGHEIGHWLLARRHQVRLSWPFFLPAVQIGSFGAITRFESLLPNRKALFDIALAGPATGGILSLLMLIAGLLLSHQGSLFQVPNQFFQGSILVGSLARVVLGSALQSPLVNVHPLVIIGWLGLVITALNLMPAGQLDGGRIIQAIYGRKTAGRATLATLILLGIVSLANNLAMYWAIVILLLQRDLERPSLNEVSEPDDARAALGLLALFLMITTLLPLTPGLAGRLGIGG
- a CDS encoding glycoside hydrolase family 10 protein; this translates as MMYRIIKWCVEFFGWKVHQSRRWGLFAAIASLSVVTNVMLSLPLNAQNPPARSTVAELRGVWLTNIDSDVLFERDRLKNSLQRLSELNFNTVYPAVWNWGHTLYPSKVAASVTGRAIDPTPGLQGRDMLKEIVEEGHKKGLTVIPWFEFGFMAPADSLLAKNRPQWLTNRRDGSRIVKEGKDDRVWLNPFRPEVQQFIQDLIIEIVKNYDIDGIQFDDHFGLPSELGYDAYTVALYKKEHRGQSPSTDSKNPEWLRWRANKITDFMKRVFTAIKVTKKNCIVSVAPNPQRFSYDYFLADWQKWERLGIVEDLVLQIYRDDLNVFISELEYPEVKAAQRHIPVSVGILAGLKGRSIPIQQIQTQVQKVRDRRFAGVSFFFYESLWNISKEKPQERQAGLQKIFPTPTAYPNLLAGWKP
- a CDS encoding alpha-hydroxy acid oxidase; this translates as MHHPINLFEYEHLAKEHLSQMALDYYSSGAWDEVTLRDNRAAFERVKLHPRMLVDVSDRYLNTSILGQSLKLPLLIAPMAFQCLAHPDGEVATALAAASAGVGMVLSTLATKTMEEVALPNSLQWFQLYIHKDRGLTRALVERANAVGYKAICLTVDAPVLGRRERDQRNQFTLPPGLHAANLATLNIPHAQGESGLFTYFAQQLNPAITWRDLEWLQSISPLPLVIKGILRGDDAVRAVEYGAKAIVVSNHGGRQLDGAIASLDALAAIVAAVDGRVEVLMDGGIRRGTDILKAIALGAKAVLIGRPVLWGLAVNGKAGVSHIISLLQHELDVAMALTGCPSLEDIDSSLVQLDLKS
- a CDS encoding M48 family metallopeptidase, which encodes MSFLKTPLLGLKADSFRHPLDLEATKALKQIPGLDMVVRNWLGPMAEQIFYVENIAASVLVGEKQLPDLHNLLLEACKILDIEPPQLYIRQHPAPNAYTFAMRGKQPFIVVHTSLIDILTPAEIQAVIAHELGHLKCDHSVYLTPVNVLILAAAALPNVGTFVAQAIQAQLLEWVRCAEFTCDRAALLATQDPKVVMSVLMKLAGGSPRLAPQLNLDAFVDQARAYDDISKTELGEMVKVARTAQLTHPVPVLRAREIDRWSSSQEYQLLLQSQGNSTSEVSSQGGWRNW
- the murA gene encoding UDP-N-acetylglucosamine 1-carboxyvinyltransferase; translated protein: MNPSSSLPDAKSSPEADSSVLQIWGGHPLRGHVKISGAKNSALVIMAGTLLCSGDCRIRNVPLLADVERMGQVLLALGVRLTRQGDILDINASEITTSKAPYELVTQLRASFFAIGPILARLGVAQMPLPGGCAIGARPVDLHVRGLQAMGAEVQIEHGICNAYVPGSSGRLKGAKIYLDTPSVGATETLMMAATLADGETIIENAAREPEVVDLANFCNAMGAKIQGAGTSKITVVGVSKLHSVEYNIIPDRIETGTFLVAGAITRSELTLSPVCPDHLIPVIAKLRDIGVPIIEEAPDCLRILPATTLKATDIETLPHPGFPTDMQAPFMALLTLAEGDSLINESVFENRLRHASELNRLGADIRVKGNAAFVRGVPMLSGAPVLGTDLRASAALVIAGLAAEGQTTIQGLNHLDRGYDRLDVKLQQLGARITRVGEVSADTELAPSVSNPPSPITT